One stretch of Planctomycetota bacterium DNA includes these proteins:
- a CDS encoding phosphatidate cytidylyltransferase, which yields MLKTRVIVGIILVALVAGLFYIDYATESNWGVFSLILVAGVLALYEFYKMHENIYGKFNKIIPIALFVILFGFERVLFSIKPTADFAGNLLFIGVFVLLTHQLIITVLSGKYQKIPANYAVMSSVIYIILPLTVIYLDDFILYLIVVNKVADSAAYFGGKFFGKRKLAPNISPNKTWEGFIVALIFGALASIVFRLLSPLDILNSSLILKTSLSALVLGCVVAFFGQVGDLVESAIKRHCGVKDSGFIPGLGGVLDLIDSIIFSGLALFFAKYVLYLL from the coding sequence ATGTTAAAAACGAGAGTGATTGTGGGAATCATCCTGGTTGCGCTGGTGGCCGGGTTGTTTTATATAGATTATGCGACGGAATCTAATTGGGGCGTATTTAGTTTAATCCTGGTCGCCGGGGTTCTGGCGCTGTATGAATTCTACAAGATGCATGAGAATATTTATGGAAAATTTAATAAGATAATACCAATTGCGCTGTTTGTAATATTATTTGGCTTTGAAAGGGTGCTGTTCAGTATCAAACCGACGGCTGATTTTGCGGGTAATTTGCTTTTTATCGGGGTTTTCGTTTTATTAACGCACCAGTTGATTATAACTGTTTTGTCAGGAAAATATCAAAAAATTCCCGCTAATTACGCAGTTATGTCGAGCGTGATTTATATAATCTTGCCGTTGACAGTCATATATCTTGATGATTTTATTTTATACCTGATTGTCGTCAATAAAGTTGCCGACAGCGCCGCATATTTCGGCGGAAAGTTTTTCGGCAAACGAAAGCTCGCTCCTAACATAAGCCCGAACAAAACATGGGAGGGATTTATAGTTGCTCTTATTTTTGGGGCATTGGCTTCAATCGTTTTCAGGCTGCTTAGCCCTCTTGACATACTTAACTCTTCATTAATATTAAAAACATCCTTGAGTGCTTTAGTGCTGGGATGCGTTGTTGCGTTTTTTGGACAAGTCGGTGATTTGGTGGAATCCGCGATTAAACGGCATTGCGGCGTTAAAGATTCGGGATTTATTCCCGGATTGGGGGGAGTTCTTGATTTGATTGACTCAATTATTTTTTCAGGTCTTGCTTTATTTTTCGCTAAATACGTTTTATATTTATTATGA
- a CDS encoding CPBP family intramembrane metalloprotease, with protein MLFRHAPPKSPCLILRLWRGESRIVFPMAVIYSIVLIISLLGIYYFKGLAYLLDAFHIYPDTYIIIGLGLGGGCGVVAVSIISAYLFKRVKDLQQEFTLILGRLSSFEIIVVALSSGIAEEVLFRGLLQPYLGLAITSVIFGMLHFPVKRVYIIWTVFAVGMGFMLGWFYELTGSLLTPIITHVLVNAINLFRLEDDFPIALHTECPPDIHL; from the coding sequence ATGCTTTTCCGCCATGCTCCGCCGAAATCCCCTTGCTTGATTCTCCGCCTTTGGCGAGGCGAGAGCCGCATCGTCTTCCCGATGGCCGTAATTTATTCAATCGTACTTATTATCAGCCTTCTAGGTATTTACTATTTTAAAGGATTAGCGTATCTCCTGGACGCTTTTCATATCTATCCTGATACATATATAATAATAGGGCTTGGTTTAGGCGGGGGTTGCGGGGTGGTTGCGGTTTCCATAATAAGCGCATACCTTTTTAAGCGCGTAAAAGACCTGCAACAGGAATTCACATTAATATTGGGCAGGCTTTCGAGCTTTGAGATTATTGTCGTGGCGCTTTCAAGCGGCATTGCCGAGGAAGTCCTTTTCCGCGGGTTGCTCCAGCCGTATCTCGGTCTAGCTATCACCTCGGTAATTTTCGGGATGCTTCACTTCCCGGTAAAGCGGGTATATATCATCTGGACAGTATTTGCCGTCGGGATGGGATTTATGCTGGGTTGGTTTTATGAATTAACAGGCAGTTTGCTTACCCCGATTATTACGCATGTTTTGGTTAATGCGATTAATTTATTTAGACTTGAGGATGATTTCCCCATCGCCCTGCATACGGAGTGTCCGCCTGATATACATCTCTAA
- a CDS encoding PDZ domain-containing protein: MKRIIFIACLLFCVFSSTNGEAQNAKSVEIKGGFSTEQSVYKKVEKIVIRDSEKWDAFCKDNNLENKPNVDFAIDEVLIVTGGECTSTGYEVKIHSVDAFGKKLKVSYTINAPIDGEKISPISSTPLTGVVITKSGLEAEFNDIAKYVPELLAQLADDDWEKRENATKKLVRMGKIVVPEALKILNTSDAEVKMRLRYILSEIVPSFLIQQTGWLGIYMNQLEINAPAVTEHIKEGCGIMVSSLIPDQPAEKYGIKANDIIIALNDKGFESINDWAETLKSTSPGTRVNLTLVREGKKQEIAVVIGNRPKEKQDPEMVNGLWNDWWNKHTEIKK, encoded by the coding sequence ATGAAACGTATTATTTTCATCGCCTGCCTTTTGTTTTGTGTCTTTAGCAGCACAAATGGGGAGGCGCAAAACGCTAAATCCGTGGAAATCAAAGGCGGGTTTTCCACGGAGCAATCGGTATATAAAAAAGTCGAAAAGATTGTAATCCGCGATAGTGAAAAATGGGATGCTTTTTGCAAAGATAATAACCTGGAAAATAAACCGAATGTTGATTTTGCGATAGATGAGGTTTTAATCGTAACCGGAGGGGAATGTACGAGCACCGGCTATGAGGTTAAAATCCATTCTGTTGATGCATTTGGAAAGAAGCTTAAGGTGAGTTATACAATCAATGCGCCGATTGATGGCGAGAAAATAAGCCCGATAAGCAGCACGCCGCTTACCGGAGTTGTAATAACAAAATCCGGGTTGGAAGCGGAATTCAACGATATTGCGAAATATGTTCCGGAATTATTGGCGCAACTTGCCGATGATGATTGGGAAAAAAGGGAAAATGCCACTAAAAAGCTTGTCCGGATGGGGAAAATCGTCGTGCCGGAGGCTTTGAAAATCCTCAATACCAGTGATGCGGAAGTGAAAATGCGTTTGCGTTACATACTTTCGGAAATAGTGCCTTCTTTCTTGATTCAACAAACCGGTTGGCTTGGGATTTATATGAACCAGTTGGAAATAAATGCCCCTGCTGTTACCGAACATATAAAAGAAGGTTGCGGCATAATGGTCAGCAGCTTGATTCCGGATCAGCCGGCTGAAAAGTATGGCATAAAAGCAAATGATATAATAATTGCCTTGAATGATAAAGGGTTTGAAAGTATAAATGATTGGGCGGAAACGTTGAAATCCACATCCCCCGGAACGAGAGTTAACTTAACATTAGTTCGGGAAGGGAAAAAGCAGGAAATTGCGGTTGTTATCGGAAACCGCCCAAAAGAAAAACAGGATCCCGAGATGGTTAATGGGCTTTGGAATGATTGGTGGAATAAACACACCGAAATAAAAAAATAA
- a CDS encoding phosphatidylserine decarboxylase has protein sequence MAIFLSVFNVHINRAPLEGKVEWTDYRKGKFLVASVPEASSENESNAIGMVAGSVRMLVRQVSGILARRIVCAVKPGDAVRKGQRIGMIKFGSRTELFIPKKNVESVVVKVKDKVKGAKTIMAKVKGN, from the coding sequence ATTGCCATATTCCTTTCCGTCTTTAACGTCCATATTAACCGAGCTCCGCTGGAAGGCAAGGTGGAATGGACCGATTACCGTAAGGGAAAATTCCTGGTGGCATCCGTGCCGGAGGCTTCTTCGGAAAACGAAAGCAACGCCATCGGAATGGTTGCCGGTTCGGTTAGAATGCTGGTCAGGCAGGTTTCCGGGATTCTCGCCCGCCGCATTGTTTGCGCCGTTAAACCGGGTGACGCCGTTCGAAAAGGGCAAAGAATCGGAATGATTAAGTTCGGCTCGCGAACCGAGCTTTTTATACCCAAGAAGAATGTCGAATCCGTAGTGGTTAAAGTTAAGGATAAGGTCAAGGGAGCTAAAACTATTATGGCTAAAGTGAAGGGGAACTGA
- a CDS encoding isoprenyl transferase, with translation MSKEIPQKLPGHIAIIMDGNGRWAKKQGLSRIRGHEAGAKLVRDIVTECAQTGIKWLTLYAFSSENWKRPSYEINFLMRLLKKYLIQEWPELMKNNIRFTAIGKLEALPKFAQDELEKTEKITAVNTGMIFSLALNYGGKLEIIDAVKKICREVKERKLNLDEIDEKTFGKYLYKPEMPDPDLLIRTGGEMRISNFLLWELSYTELYITPVLWPDFNKEELHKALKDYAKRERRFGGI, from the coding sequence ATGAGTAAAGAGATTCCCCAAAAGCTGCCCGGCCATATTGCTATCATCATGGACGGCAACGGCCGCTGGGCAAAGAAACAAGGCCTTTCGCGCATCCGCGGGCATGAAGCCGGCGCAAAACTGGTCAGGGATATCGTTACCGAATGCGCCCAAACCGGCATCAAATGGCTTACATTATATGCATTCTCCAGCGAGAACTGGAAACGGCCTTCTTACGAAATCAATTTCCTGATGCGCCTCCTCAAGAAATACCTGATTCAGGAATGGCCGGAACTCATGAAGAACAATATCCGGTTTACCGCCATCGGAAAACTCGAAGCACTGCCTAAATTTGCGCAGGATGAGCTGGAGAAAACAGAAAAGATCACGGCGGTCAATACCGGCATGATATTTTCTTTAGCCCTGAATTACGGCGGCAAGCTGGAAATAATAGACGCAGTTAAGAAAATCTGCCGTGAGGTTAAGGAGAGGAAGCTTAATTTGGATGAAATAGATGAAAAAACTTTCGGTAAGTATCTTTATAAGCCAGAAATGCCCGATCCGGATTTGCTTATCAGGACGGGTGGTGAAATGAGAATCAGCAATTTCCTTTTGTGGGAGCTATCTTATACGGAATTATATATCACGCCGGTTTTATGGCCGGATTTCAATAAGGAAGAATTGCATAAGGCGTTAAAGGATTATGCTAAAAGAGAAAGACGGTTTGGAGGCATATAG
- the folK gene encoding 2-amino-4-hydroxy-6-hydroxymethyldihydropteridine diphosphokinase, which translates to MLENTAYLGLGSNLGRKKYNISKAIRLMEEAGIQILRRSRFYKTKPVGFINQPDFINAAVKIRTVFSPEQLLKLLKGIEKRMGRVRVHRWGPRIIDIDVLLYGKRIVKMRGLTIPHPRMHERAFVLQPLAQIAPGLRHPLFKVTIKKLLETIC; encoded by the coding sequence ATGCTTGAAAACACGGCGTATCTTGGTTTAGGCAGCAATCTGGGAAGAAAAAAATACAACATCTCAAAGGCAATCCGTTTGATGGAAGAAGCCGGCATCCAGATTTTGCGCCGATCACGCTTTTATAAAACCAAGCCTGTGGGATTTATTAACCAGCCGGATTTTATCAATGCCGCGGTCAAAATCCGGACGGTGTTTTCCCCGGAACAATTATTGAAACTGCTTAAGGGCATAGAAAAACGAATGGGGCGGGTTCGAGTACATAGATGGGGGCCAAGGATAATAGATATCGATGTCCTTTTATACGGCAAGAGAATCGTAAAAATGCGCGGCCTGACCATACCGCACCCGAGAATGCACGAAAGGGCGTTTGTTTTACAGCCGCTTGCCCAAATCGCACCCGGATTAAGGCATCCATTATTTAAAGTTACGATTAAAAAGTTGTTGGAAACGATATGCTGA
- a CDS encoding PhoH family protein, producing MKTERVIQLSGQDEAVRFCGTYDRYLREVSHSCGVKVYLKGNFLKITGERGDVEKAYEALRKISERLRSSEDELSQDALNDIISGKPPVRKGYSPVPQTQSEMVKPRSEGQRRYIELMEVNDIVVSIGPAGTGKTYLAVTRALHCLRTNTVNKIILARPAVEAGERLGFLPGDYQEKVNPYLRPLYDALNSFLPFQQTKRLIDNEIIEVVPLAYMRGRNLDHAFMILDEGQNTTSEQMKMFLTRMGERSKIVVTGDITQIDLPLGKVSGLVEAQSVLGNVEGIAFSYLTRADIVRHPLVQSIVDAYEKKRMIGKKSH from the coding sequence ATGAAAACAGAACGGGTGATACAGTTATCCGGACAGGATGAAGCCGTGCGCTTTTGCGGGACGTATGACCGCTATTTGCGCGAGGTGAGCCATAGTTGCGGGGTTAAGGTTTACCTCAAAGGCAATTTCCTGAAAATTACGGGAGAACGGGGCGACGTGGAAAAGGCATATGAAGCCTTACGGAAAATTTCGGAACGCCTGCGCTCATCTGAAGATGAATTAAGCCAAGACGCGCTAAACGATATCATCAGCGGCAAACCGCCTGTTCGTAAAGGATATTCGCCCGTTCCTCAAACACAATCGGAAATGGTCAAGCCGCGCAGTGAGGGGCAACGCCGTTATATTGAATTGATGGAAGTTAATGACATTGTGGTGTCTATCGGCCCGGCCGGGACAGGCAAGACCTACCTGGCAGTAACGCGCGCTCTTCATTGCCTGCGCACTAACACCGTTAATAAGATTATCCTGGCGCGCCCAGCGGTTGAGGCCGGCGAAAGGTTGGGATTCCTGCCGGGAGATTACCAGGAAAAGGTCAATCCGTATTTGCGTCCGCTTTATGATGCTTTGAACAGCTTTCTGCCGTTCCAGCAGACCAAGCGATTAATTGATAACGAGATTATCGAGGTCGTTCCGCTTGCTTACATGCGCGGGAGAAACCTCGATCATGCTTTTATGATTCTGGATGAAGGGCAAAATACCACCTCCGAGCAAATGAAGATGTTCCTGACCCGTATGGGGGAGCGCTCTAAAATCGTGGTGACCGGCGATATTACCCAGATAGACCTGCCTTTGGGGAAGGTTTCGGGATTGGTCGAAGCACAGAGCGTTTTGGGGAATGTCGAAGGTATTGCGTTTTCATATCTCACTCGAGCAGATATCGTGCGCCATCCCTTGGTCCAATCCATTGTAGATGCCTACGAAAAAAAGCGCATGATAGGCAAGAAAAGCCATTGA
- a CDS encoding adenylosuccinate synthase, whose amino-acid sequence MSIASVIGMQWGDEGKGKIVDLLSSECDIVVRYQGGSNAGHTVIIGDEKFVLHLIPSGILHPKVKCVIGNGVVLDPMLLLKEMDELTKRGIKIKGRLFISERCHLVFQYHKWLDTLSEKSLGKSKIGTTGRGIGPAYVDKYNRTGIRLMDLYEPKRLLEKVKINLAEKNIYFRALHSKTGIDSGAIYKESLFYARRLKPYVTDTRLFIRRMMDAKIRVLFEGAQGTLLNIDHGTYPFVTSSHSDATGISAGSGIPPSSITNVIGILKAYTTRVGEGPFPTEQDNPIGECLRKEGGEFGATTGRPRRCGWLDMVAAKYAVELNGVSQIVITKLDVLSILKSIKVAVAYKYKGRVYRDFPADLNTLKNCEPVYRTLPGWQSSLRGIRKYRDFPLNTRRYLEYIEKKLGVPIKIISIGPERTQTIDKR is encoded by the coding sequence ATGAGTATAGCGTCTGTAATCGGCATGCAGTGGGGGGATGAAGGCAAAGGGAAAATCGTTGATTTGCTTTCCTCGGAATGCGATATAGTCGTGCGCTACCAGGGCGGGAGCAATGCCGGGCATACCGTAATTATCGGTGATGAGAAATTCGTCCTCCATCTCATACCTTCCGGGATACTGCACCCCAAAGTCAAATGCGTTATCGGAAACGGTGTGGTCCTGGATCCGATGTTGCTTCTAAAAGAGATGGATGAGCTTACCAAGCGCGGGATTAAGATAAAGGGGAGGCTTTTTATCAGCGAGCGCTGCCACCTGGTATTCCAATACCATAAGTGGTTGGATACGCTTTCGGAAAAGAGCCTGGGCAAATCAAAAATCGGGACGACCGGACGTGGAATCGGACCCGCTTACGTTGATAAATATAACCGGACCGGCATCCGGTTAATGGATTTATACGAGCCGAAAAGATTGCTCGAAAAGGTAAAAATCAACCTTGCCGAAAAGAATATTTATTTTAGGGCGTTGCATTCGAAGACAGGAATTGATTCCGGCGCGATATATAAAGAATCTCTTTTCTATGCGCGCAGGCTTAAACCATACGTTACCGATACCCGTTTATTCATCAGGCGGATGATGGACGCCAAAATAAGGGTGCTCTTTGAAGGCGCGCAGGGGACGCTCCTTAATATCGACCACGGGACATATCCTTTTGTGACATCATCCCATTCGGACGCCACCGGCATCAGCGCCGGTTCGGGCATTCCGCCGAGTTCGATTACCAATGTTATCGGGATATTAAAGGCTTACACAACCCGGGTGGGCGAAGGCCCTTTCCCGACCGAGCAGGATAACCCAATAGGCGAATGCCTACGTAAAGAAGGCGGGGAGTTCGGAGCGACCACCGGACGCCCCAGGCGTTGCGGATGGCTGGATATGGTCGCCGCCAAGTATGCTGTTGAGCTTAACGGCGTCAGCCAAATCGTCATCACCAAGCTGGATGTCCTGAGCATCTTGAAATCAATTAAGGTGGCGGTTGCCTATAAATATAAAGGCCGGGTCTATCGCGATTTCCCGGCTGATTTGAATACCTTAAAGAATTGCGAACCGGTTTACCGGACATTACCCGGGTGGCAGTCTTCATTGCGCGGCATCCGCAAATACCGCGATTTCCCTTTGAACACGCGCCGATATCTTGAATACATAGAAAAAAAGCTTGGCGTGCCTATAAAAATAATCTCCATTGGGCCGGAACGCACCCAAACGATAGATAAAAGATGA
- the thiC gene encoding phosphomethylpyrimidine synthase ThiC, with the protein MTQLKAARANKITPQMELVAKAEGVKVSYILEGIKAGHIVLPSNTNRWKKLSAGRKIPAKAVCGIGKGLKTKVNANLGTSSDYADIKVELKKLRAAEESGADAVMDLSTGGDITKIRQALLAKATVSFGTVPIYEAVLPSRKAHKTVCDWDDDILFKTIEQHAKDGVDFITIHSGVTRDVVSHLDKEPRVGGVVSRGGAILTAWMKANGEENPLYEKFDRVIDIAREYDVTLSLGDGLRPGAIADSFDKAQIKELMVLSRLAKEARKADVQVMIEGPGHVPLNQIQAQVLLEKQLCDGAPFYVLGPLVTDIAPGYDHITSAIGGALAAWAGADFLCYVTPMEHLGLPKEEHVREGVIASRIAAHAADIAKGIKGAMDEDRRFSGYRRNQDWDNQIKYALDPKKAGAYRAKRKPKKDEEACSMCGEICVYSIMKDK; encoded by the coding sequence ATGACGCAATTAAAAGCGGCGCGCGCCAATAAAATAACACCCCAGATGGAACTGGTTGCCAAGGCAGAGGGTGTTAAAGTTTCTTATATCCTTGAAGGAATCAAGGCAGGCCATATCGTCCTCCCTTCAAACACCAACCGCTGGAAGAAGTTATCCGCCGGGCGTAAGATACCGGCCAAAGCAGTTTGCGGCATAGGGAAGGGTCTAAAGACCAAGGTCAACGCGAACCTGGGCACCTCTTCCGATTATGCGGATATAAAGGTTGAACTTAAGAAACTCCGTGCTGCCGAAGAATCTGGAGCTGATGCCGTGATGGATTTATCCACCGGAGGCGATATTACGAAAATCAGGCAGGCATTGCTCGCTAAAGCAACTGTTTCGTTCGGTACGGTTCCGATTTATGAGGCTGTCCTTCCATCCCGTAAGGCGCATAAAACTGTCTGCGACTGGGATGATGATATATTATTCAAGACCATAGAACAGCATGCCAAAGACGGGGTTGATTTTATCACCATACACTCCGGCGTGACTCGTGACGTGGTCAGCCATCTTGATAAAGAACCGCGCGTGGGCGGAGTGGTCAGCCGCGGCGGGGCGATACTCACCGCATGGATGAAGGCGAACGGGGAAGAAAACCCTCTTTATGAAAAGTTTGACCGCGTGATTGATATCGCGCGCGAGTATGATGTCACCTTAAGCCTGGGCGACGGCCTGCGTCCAGGCGCCATTGCGGATTCCTTTGATAAAGCCCAAATAAAGGAACTGATGGTTTTAAGCAGGCTTGCCAAGGAAGCAAGGAAGGCGGATGTCCAGGTAATGATAGAAGGTCCCGGGCATGTCCCTTTAAACCAGATTCAGGCTCAGGTATTATTGGAAAAGCAATTATGCGACGGCGCGCCGTTTTATGTCCTGGGGCCGTTGGTGACGGATATCGCGCCCGGATACGACCATATAACCTCGGCAATCGGCGGGGCTTTGGCTGCCTGGGCAGGGGCGGATTTCCTGTGCTATGTGACGCCTATGGAGCATTTGGGACTACCCAAGGAAGAGCATGTCCGTGAAGGCGTGATTGCCAGCCGGATTGCCGCCCATGCCGCGGATATCGCCAAGGGCATCAAAGGCGCCATGGATGAAGACCGCAGGTTTTCCGGATACCGCAGGAACCAGGATTGGGATAACCAGATTAAATACGCGCTTGACCCGAAAAAGGCCGGCGCTTACCGCGCCAAGCGCAAGCCCAAGAAAGATGAAGAAGCCTGTTCCATGTGCGGCGAAATCTGCGTCTATTCCATAATGAAGGATAAGTAG
- the pssA gene encoding CDP-diacylglycerol--serine O-phosphatidyltransferase yields MKFKPKKLSRVAILPTLFTLGNLLCGFGALTYAVKGNYLQAAQLVFVGMVVFDGLDGLIARATKSASQFGAQLDSLADVVTFGIAPAFLAYSIIHRTGTHFISYKFTFVICAFYVACAALRLARYNVETGKGFDAHEYFAGLPTPGAAGMLMAIIIFHEEPDLPYNVYRSEIIPLLLPFVTLILAFLMVSRMRYMHPLNRLIKSKHRFMQLVQITLVVLLMYFRTEETLIVAFLVYTLSGPFTFLVRLFPKYRTQPKLTGEPESH; encoded by the coding sequence ATGAAATTTAAGCCTAAAAAGTTGAGCCGCGTGGCGATTTTACCTACGCTTTTTACGCTGGGAAATCTCCTGTGCGGATTCGGTGCGCTGACTTATGCGGTTAAGGGGAATTACCTGCAAGCGGCACAGCTTGTCTTTGTCGGGATGGTGGTATTTGACGGGCTGGACGGCTTGATTGCGCGCGCTACGAAATCCGCAAGCCAATTCGGCGCACAACTGGATTCGCTAGCCGATGTCGTAACCTTCGGGATTGCACCGGCATTTTTAGCTTATTCAATCATCCACAGGACCGGCACCCATTTCATATCATATAAATTTACTTTTGTCATTTGCGCATTTTATGTTGCATGCGCCGCTTTGCGTTTGGCGCGCTACAACGTGGAAACAGGCAAGGGTTTTGACGCGCATGAATATTTTGCGGGATTGCCGACGCCCGGCGCTGCCGGAATGCTTATGGCAATAATTATTTTCCATGAAGAGCCTGATTTGCCATATAATGTTTATCGCAGTGAAATAATCCCGCTTTTGCTGCCGTTTGTCACGCTTATCCTGGCATTTCTCATGGTCAGCCGGATGCGGTATATGCATCCTTTAAACCGGTTGATTAAATCCAAACACCGCTTTATGCAACTGGTCCAGATAACGCTGGTGGTTTTGCTTATGTATTTCAGGACGGAAGAAACGCTGATAGTGGCGTTTTTGGTCTATACGTTAAGCGGGCCGTTCACATTTTTAGTTCGTCTCTTCCCGAAATACCGGACCCAGCCGAAACTGACCGGGGAGCCGGAATCTCATTAG
- a CDS encoding FecR domain-containing protein, with the protein MKKYKDIPELLSDYEFSDKFAVSGDVWQTVLDRINDSSSCLSASKGVRFKYRLLVAGSIAALVLVGIVSYFTLQFPVSNNDAVAAISSIEKGMIKSGGIDFGNNISVKVKQELVSSEGTVAALRLGFGSVKIMGYNQFKFVAKNILEVAIGEMEIEINEKRPDGFFVKTPFASVKVTGTKFYIKVASETTLLEVTEGVVEFGNENGTVEVTAGFQTLAGLNRAPLQPIPKNILTLNKLSGNDKNVCNPVIMIIPDKITYTAGDDLKLKIQVLNRNKDMWFTSFAADTSYLLLNVTAPNGKVFYSRLNILKDSIGEPCGLQSRNGWFTFPKDSPYAFECQGGNIFTLPGKYVLRVIYGAAAPNTAEVSKMKIWQGVIESAPLAFEVKEKN; encoded by the coding sequence ATGAAAAAATATAAAGATATTCCTGAATTATTGTCTGATTATGAATTTTCGGATAAGTTCGCTGTGTCTGGCGATGTATGGCAAACCGTTTTAGATAGGATTAATGATTCTTCTTCATGCCTATCGGCATCCAAAGGTGTACGGTTCAAATATAGATTGTTAGTGGCCGGCAGTATAGCGGCGCTCGTGTTAGTGGGTATCGTTTCTTACTTCACATTGCAATTCCCCGTAAGCAATAATGACGCAGTCGCGGCAATTTCAAGCATTGAAAAAGGAATGATAAAAAGCGGCGGGATTGATTTTGGCAATAATATCAGTGTTAAGGTAAAGCAGGAGTTAGTTTCCAGCGAAGGGACGGTTGCGGCGCTTCGCCTGGGTTTTGGCAGCGTCAAGATTATGGGATATAACCAGTTCAAGTTTGTCGCTAAAAATATACTGGAAGTGGCAATCGGCGAGATGGAAATTGAAATAAACGAGAAAAGACCCGATGGTTTCTTCGTAAAAACCCCGTTCGCTTCGGTCAAAGTAACCGGGACGAAATTTTATATTAAGGTTGCTTCCGAAACGACCTTGCTTGAGGTAACAGAGGGCGTAGTTGAATTCGGGAATGAGAACGGAACGGTTGAGGTCACCGCAGGCTTCCAAACCCTTGCGGGTTTAAACCGCGCACCGCTCCAGCCGATACCAAAGAATATCTTAACCCTTAATAAATTATCAGGAAATGATAAAAATGTTTGTAATCCGGTAATTATGATTATTCCGGATAAAATCACATATACGGCAGGGGATGATTTGAAATTAAAGATCCAGGTTTTAAATAGAAATAAGGATATGTGGTTTACCTCTTTTGCTGCTGATACATCTTATCTACTGTTGAATGTTACTGCCCCGAACGGCAAAGTGTTTTATAGCCGCTTGAATATCTTAAAGGATTCCATCGGTGAACCGTGTGGGTTGCAGTCACGGAATGGCTGGTTTACGTTTCCGAAAGATTCGCCATATGCGTTTGAATGCCAGGGCGGAAATATATTTACTCTACCCGGAAAATATGTTTTAAGGGTAATCTACGGAGCGGCTGCACCAAATACTGCAGAAGTTTCCAAGATGAAAATCTGGCAGGGCGTTATAGAATCAGCGCCATTGGCATTTGAGGTGAAGGAGAAAAACTGA